From a region of the Daphnia magna isolate NIES linkage group LG1, ASM2063170v1.1, whole genome shotgun sequence genome:
- the LOC116922554 gene encoding uncharacterized protein LOC116922554 gives MDGSGPDGDYEQDPAIINTWKAQRRVVRQQLTTTAQRIDGLIHIRWSRGAISGLLQILEGLLSRASQLHTNLMSVEDQTENDRKDGMHLRYIQQAEVAVAVSHPLQVGVIPDGARQAEDLRTARQRADVAQRQAEEARSQAEAASGRAEAARLAAEEARQALHQFNIEEDRFSSVSRAGPPFPSLAANWVQQQRQQNMLKLHEAPDDWIDQYAAGHLNPSNGACYRSPVSADLDSYAGKALDWFEWIDLFRALVHDTGKSPGEKLALLKRHLKGDCSDLVHGLGGGEAAYKEALVRLKQSCGRRDVMRAAHLQAIEKMELKNDPATFKRFAEKIRTHLFDLNRLGEAFAPDLIEKVCLRLQLSDRLALNEGRRGGLETRSLDTFASWLSNRAAAYQNAFSIAADQLHAFTPKTTNRPQARSHQASSTRTERLSFSKNTSRPFCFKCEGDHKLEGCGDFKSLAVGERVAFCAKHRLCFGCFGTKHSARFCAQKKPCKFAYCRLFHHGLLHDPTRSSNSPPAEASRSAVVQTGRRQCRVAMGMMRLKILDYKGDSVWANVFIDEGYDSTLMRQGFANILKIAGVRQILTVDGAGSVVNRYPSQRVGFQISTDSGEVLNVACSTLPTVASATPVTDWSTLKRRWAHLSDLPVKETGERVDILIGTEHSHLLVPLESRVGKDYEPTAIRSRLGWVIRGVIQDGATITAIRVHKVTSTTQLEELTAELRRFCDTENFGTESKLVGMSAEDRQAVAILEAGTRKLDIGYEVPITWRSGEPNFICNRQMAQQRLSGLLRRFNRDPTFESDYRAAVQKTIDKGYASILSKEDAISAKYFLAHHGVYKGTKLRVVFDAAAPFNGKCLNDAILSGPALQPSLPSVLIQFREGAVAWASDVEAILRFFKTCSVSHGSTSVWSYLLPIYSYSYTSTGS, from the exons ATGGATGGATCAGGCCCCGACGGAGATTATGAACAGGATCCAGCCATCATAAATACATGGAAGGCGCAAAGAAGGGTGGTTCGACAGCAACTCACTACTACTGCGCAGCGAATTGATGGCCTTATTCATATTCGTTGGTCGAGAGGTGCCATATCAGGATTGCTACAAATTCTCGAAGGTCTTCTATCAAGAGCAAGTCAACTTCACACAAATTTGATGTCCGTGGAGGACCAGACCGAGAATGACCGAAAAGATGGCATGCATCTCAGGTATATCCAGCAAGCTG AAGTTGCAGTAGCTGTATCGCATCCCCTACAAGTCGGTGTGATACCTGACGGTGCTCGTCAAGCAGAAGATCTTAGGACAGCCAGACAAAGAGCCGATGTTGCACAACGCCAAGCAGAAGAAGCACGGAGCCAAGCTGAAGCAGCTTCTGGTCGAGCGGAAGCCGCCCGCCTTGCAGCCGAAGAAGCCCGACAAGCCCTTCATCAGTTCAATATTGAAGAGGATCGTTTTAGTTCCGTCAGCCGTGCAGGACCTCCCTTCCCTTCGCTCGCAGCTAACTGGGTTCAGCAACAACGCCAACAGAACATGCTGAAATTACATGAAGCACCTGATGATTGGATTGATCAGTATGCCGCTGGTCATCTAAACCCTAGCAATGGAGCATGTTACCGATCACCAGTGTCCGCTGATTTGGATTCGTATGCTGGTAAAGCTTTAGACTGGTTCGAGTGGATCGACCTTTTTCGTGCCCTTGTTCATGACACAGGGAAATCACCAGGGGAAAAGTTAGCCCTTCTTAAACGTCATCTAAAAGGCGATTGTTCAGACCTAGTTCACGGACTAGGAGGAGGAGAAGCCGCCTACAAAGAGGCCTTGGTTCGTCTTAAACAATCATGCGGTCGTCGAGACGTAATGAGAGCTGCACACCTTCAGGCGATTGAAAAGATGGAGCTCAAGAACGATCCAGCGACCTTCAAACGTTTTGCCGAGAAGATACGTACTCATCTATTCGACCTCAACAGGCTTGGAGAGGCTTTTGCTCCAGATCTAATTGAAAAGGTCTGTCTTAGGCTTCAGCTTTCCGACCGATTAGCATTGAACGAGGGACGACGGGGAGGATTAGAGACGAGGAGCCTGGACACCTTTGCTTCTTGGTTAAGTAACAGAGCAGCGGCGTATCAAAATGCCTTCAGTATCGCAGCCGATCAGCTTCACGCGTTTACGCCAAAGACCACCAATCGTCCTCAGGCTCGTAGTCATCAGGCTTCATCAACCCGAACAGAAAGGTTgtcgttttcaaaaaatacCTCCCGTCCTTTCTGCTTCAAATGTGAAGGTGACCATAAGCTCGAGGGCTGTGGAGACTTCAAATCGTTGGCGGTTGGAGAAAGAGTGGCCTTTTGCGCGAAACATCGATTGTGTTTTGGCTGTTTTGGTACCAAGCATTCCGCAAGGTTTTGCGCCCAGAAGAAACCTTGCAAGTTTGCATATTGCCGTCTTTTCCATCACGGGCTTCTGCATGACCCAACCCGATCATCTAACAGTCCGCCAGCAGAGGCATCTAGATCGGCAGTAGTACAGACAGGAAGACGACAATGCAGAGTTGCTATGGGAATGATGCGACTTAAGATTTTGGATTACAAAGGAGACTCGGTGTGGGCCAACGTTTTCATAGATGAAGGGTATGACTCTACCTTGATGAGACAGGGATTCGCTAATATCCTGAAAATCGCTGGTGTGCGTCAGATCCTTACCGTGGATGGTGCCGGAAGTGTAGTGAATCGCTATCCCTCTCAACGCGTGGGTTTCCAGATCAGCACTGATTCGGGTGAGGTATTGAATGTCGCTTGTTCAACTCTGCCGACCGTCGCTAGTGCCACACCCGTAACGGATTGGTCGACTCTTAAACGACGCTGGGCACACCTATCTGACCTGCCAGTGAAGGAGACGGGTGAAAGAGTGGATATTCTTATTGGCACCGAACATTCCCATCTGTTGGTGCCCCTCGAATCTAGAGTCGGAAAGGACTATGAGCCTACTGCCATCAGGAGTCGCCTGGGTTGGGTGATACGAGGCGTAATTCAAGATGGCGCTACTATTACAGCGATACGCGTCCATAAGGTAACGAGCACAACCCAGCTAGAAGAGCTTACTGCGGAGTTGCGGCGCTTTTGTGACACCGAAAACTTCGGAACCGAATCGAAGTTGGTGGGCATGTCAGCAGAAGACCGTCAGGCAGTCGCCATTTTGGAAGCCGGAACAAGAAAATTGGACATTGGCTATGAGGTTCCGATTACGTGGAGATCAGGAGAGCCAAATTTTATTTGCAATCGCCAGATGGCACAGCAGCGTCTTAGTGGTCTGCTACGACGATTTAACAGGGACCCTACATTTGAATCTGATTATCGGGCTGCCGTGCAAAAGACGATAGATAAAGGTTACGCTTCAATTTTATCCAAAGAGGATGCAATTTCTGCCAAATATTTCCTGGCTCATCACGGTGTGTACAAGGGTACGAAGCTTCGGGTTGTCTTCGATGCAGCAGCGCCTTTTAACGGAAAGTGCCTGAATGATGCCATTCTCAGCGGTCCGGCACTCCAACCTTCTCTTCCGTCGGTCTTGATCCAGTTTCGGGAAGGAGCGGTGGCATGGGCATCAGACGTGGAAGCAAT ACTTCGCTTCTTCAAGACTTGTAGTGTGTCGCATGGATCGACTTCCGTTTGGAGCTACCTGCTCCCCATTTATAGCTATTCATACACCTCGACGGGCAGCTAG